One Salvia splendens isolate huo1 chromosome 1, SspV2, whole genome shotgun sequence genomic window, TTTGTGTAATGGCATTTGTGATGTACCCCTCAAGGCCCTTGGAAGATCCCGTCTTGGAGCAAAAAGAAGAGACTTTTCCATAGTGGCAAAGGTTAAGAAAGGGAAGAAGAACGAATATCCTTGGCCAGAAGATCCCGATCTCAGTGTGAAGGGTGGAGTGCTTAGCCACCTCTCACCTTTCAAGCCTTTGAAAGAGAAGCCAAAACCAGTGACTTTGGATTTTGAGAAACCTCTCATGGATTTGCAAAAGAAAATAGTTGATGTATGGCTCTTTTAATCCTCTATAGTACTCCATCTACCCTGATCGTTAGATCATTCTATATTCAGTAGTAATTTATAAATGCACTGTAATGTGGTCttggaaattaaattatttgagTACTTGAATTTTTGGAAAATGCTTCATTATAGATTATGATAGCTGATTTGCCTGTAATCATCTGTGTGAGTCCAACATAGACCAAATAATCACGATGAAGGGAGCATTAGTATTTTCTTCACATGAAACCTAGACACTGAAATTTTGATGTCTTGATTTGATCTTTTATTGCTTTTCTTGGTGTAGGTGCAAAAGATGGCAAATGAAACTGGTCTGGATTTCAGCGATCAGATTATCTCACTGGAGAACAAATACCATCAGGTTTAGCCTGTAGCATCTGGTGTTATTGCCATTTTCTGTTCAATCATGTTTCCACTTAATGTTCCATCTTAAGCCACAATTTCATGCCTATCAACTTGTTATGATGAACAGTTTTGGGCCATTTTGAGATTTAGACTGCAATTCTGCGGGCTCTTGTTATTTCCAATCAATGTCATTGGTAATTCATCTTATTTCCCATGTTGATTGCAGGCTCTGAAAGACCTATACACGCATTTGACTCCTATACAACGTGTGAACATTGCAAGGCATCCGAACAGACCAACATTCCTTGATCATATCTTCAACATCACAGAGACTGTATGACAGCTCCAAGCCTCTAGTCTCTATATGCAATTCTGCATAAAATTATCTTAAATATAAAAGTGGGTAgttcacaaaataaataatgaaggGTGATATGGAATGCTTAATCTTATCATTTCCATACGTATAGTTTGTGGAGCTCCATGGTGATCGAGCTGGATATGATGATCCTGCCATTGTCACCGGACTTGGTACTATTAACGGCAGAAGCTACATGTTCATGGGCCATCAGAAGGGCAGGAACACAAAAGAGAATATCCAAAGGAACTTTGGGATGCCCACTCCTCATGGGTATGCATATCGGATTTGGGAAGAGATTATTTTGTGCTATATCATGAGtttttttctttggaagctTGTGTAATGCTGTGTCAAACAATTGAGTTTCTGTTTTCCAACATTTCAGTAAGATTTAAAATGAGACAataatttttgtattaatttcTAATGGTGGGATATTTTTTCAATAGCTATAGAAAGGCACTGCGGATGATGTACTATGCAGATCATCATGGATTTCCTATTGTCACTTTCATTGACACTCCCGGGGCATATGCTGATCTCAAGTCTGAGGAATTGGGCCAAGTATTGGACCACATCTCTATAGcgaaaatttattttattgtgaaaTGAAGTATTGATTTGCTAATTTCTTACTCTTCATCAACAGGGAGAAGCCATTGCATTTAATTTGAGGACCATGTTTGGTTTGAAAGTACCAATTGTGTCAATTGTCATCGGTGAAGGAGGTTCGGGTGGAGCTCTGGCCATTGGTTGTGCTAACAAGCTTTTAATGCTTGAAAATGCAGTTTTCTATGTCGCCAGGTGCTTTGACTGCAACAGTTAATGCTTTTGTTATATCATTACCTGCTTTTATGGCTTCTTCAGTTACTTTCATCATGAGAGTAATTTGCATATTCATTTAATCCTTGCTTAATTAATCTAATTCTGATCTGTCCTTTCCATTTCCATGCGACAGTCCTGAAGCATGTGCTGCCATCTTATGGAAGACAGCAAAAGCTTCTCCAAAGGTTGGTTCAAGAATGTCAGACCCGGTGTTAAAATAACGAGTAGATTCCCTGATTATAACATGATATGCTTCTGTTTCTTAACAGGCTGCTGAGAAGCTAAAAATTACAGCTACAGAGCTCATTAAGCTACAAATTTGTGATGGTGCCATCCCTGTAATATTTCCTCTTCCTTTGTTTTCTTTTGTAGTTCTTGTCCTTcaattattatttcatttcatgCTAATAACTACAAAACATTTGATGAACTGCCAAGCCATCTATAAGCCTGCTATTATCTTCTCGGAATTAACTAATTTTGGAAGATATAGAAAGGTCATATATATTCCACATACTGGGAATTTGCGTCATTTGCAGTTTGGTTTTAAATTAATCACATCAACTATCAAGCTAGGATTTCTTTTGTTCGATAAATTTAAAACCATATACTGATTTCTGCTCATCTTTGTAATGCATTGCTAAGATCTTTGGCCCATTCCTTGTAGGAACCTCTTGGCGGTGGACATACGGATCCGCATTGGACTTCTCAACAAATTAAAGCTGCAATTATTGAATCAATGGATGTAAGTAGTTCATTGATTCTTATCCATTCTAGTAGGTATGCTATAGTCATAAGAAACCTCGGATGTTTGGTGTCTGCAGGAACTCGTGAAAATGGATACTGAAACTTTATTAAAGCTTCGGGCTCAGAAGTTCCGTAAAATGGGTACACTTGAGGTTGGTGGGTTCCAAGAAGGAATCCCGGTTGATCCAATTAGAAAAGTCAACATGAAAAAGAAGGAAGATCCTATAGTCCCAATCAGCATGACTTCTGAATCGAAGTTGAGGGATGAGGTTGAAAAGCTGAAACATCAGGTATTGGAAGCTAGTAAGTCATCAGGAACAGCACGCCCACAGAGGGGTTTGAAAGAGATGATGGAAAAGTTGGAGATAGAGATCGACTATGAATACGATGAAGCTGTAAAAGCTCTGGGTATGGAGGAGAAGTTTTTGACCCTGAGAGAAGAAGCTGCAAAGGGGAGAAATCTACATGCTTTGGATGAAAAGATTGAACAGCTACAGGGTGAATTTGCCAAAAATCTCCCTTCTGCTCCCAATTGCAACAGCCTGATATCGAAGATTGAAATGCTGAAAGAGTTATCCAAGTCCGGCACCAACAAAGATGAACTGAAAATCGAAATTAATAAGAGATTTGGTGAGTTCATGAATCGGCCTGATGTAAAACACAAGGTTGAGACGCTCAAGGCTGAAATCGCAAGTTTAGGATTAGGAGCATCAGATCTCGATTCCAGTCTGGAGATAAAGGAGAAGGTCATGCGATTGAATGGAGAGTTGGAGTCAGAATTTAAGACTGTTCTTAAATCCCTGGGGCTGCAGGTGGTTCCTAAAAACCAAGACGCCGCCTTGGAAAAGATAAATGCCTTCAATGAAGAAGTCCACATGATTATCGATGATGTTGTCAATTCATCAGATTTGAAAGAAAGGATCGAGCTGCTGAAGACAGAGGTGGAGATACTTGGAAACTCACCAGACGAAGACTCCAAAGCTAAGATTCTATCTTTGGTTACAGAAATGAAGCAAACTATCAAGGAGGCCATAGCTTTTCCAGAATTGAAAGAAAAGCACGAAAGACTCACAGCTGAGATATTAGAATCTTCAAATGGGAGTCTTAATCAAGAGGAAGAAGATTCCCAAATAAAAGTCAACCAGGACACCAATCACCATACCTTCGTCTGATGTAAGTCTACATATCTTTATATTCACCACCATTGTTTCATCCCTTGCTAGCAATACGATGTTCGTGAAAATCTCTGTCGACTGATTCAGGCATCGTTGAAGCTGCATCAAGAATCAAGAAGCCACTTTCTTCGAGCACTCAATGCCGTTGGCGAAAGTCATATGTTTCGGTTTTTCAGCTCTGCCGTTGTAATTTCTTGGATTCGTCGTTTTTATCACCCCCGGATTATGGTTATTTTTAGTTCAATCTTATTGCTTGTTCCCCATTTTTAAGGAATAGATTATCTTTACTTTGAGTTACTGGGGAAATCAAGCATATTTAATGAGGTCTAATAGACTAATGTTGTCTTCAAAACCTTCAATAATTTTTATTAGGTCCACAGTTAATTCGTTATAGATTACATTTTTAAATGGatcaattttctttctttttggaATAATTTATTAGTTAATTCGCTCATTTTAGTTtcgaaataattaattttcgtGTAGCATGAAACGCACCTTGATTCTTATTAGTAAATTATTTAGTTAAAATGAGATGTGAAACATTGTCTACATTATCAAACAGTGTTATTCTAATGTATTCTGGCAACTAAACAACAATTATAAATTTATGGAATCCGAGTTGAGACACACCAACCATACCTAGTATAATAGGTGGCGgcatatattattttatcaacaaaATACTTAATTCAAACAGGTAGATGTCGAATTAGGTACATctttaaaaaatatgattagAACCACAACTTAATTCTCAATggattatcatatgataattagttATGCCAACCAAACGATACCTAAATGAATAGAAATATGCACTATTATTCAAGGCTCGAATGAAAAAAATGCATTCAAATCTCGGTTTTGGTagataattgaattaaatgttATGaatcacaataataaaaataattatataacgACTATTATTATGTACTCGTTTGATATAATTcacaattattaatatatagtaataccaataattatttttttcaataaaaattttgattgtaaaaaaacttattttagttattatgttaattaattaattcaattctTATATAAATtagttaataaaatttaattaattaatataagttGAAAATTCTATTAAATTATCTTAATGCACAAATAAATGAGAAGAACTATATCTTTAATCCAATTCGGAGAAATTAAGACGAGCCCTAGTGGCTAGAACTATAATATTGGGCTAaaattaacacacaaaataattaCCAAAGATAACCTAGAATTTACAGCATACGCCACATCTTTCCTTTAATGTGCTACTACTTTTAATTTCATTTCGATCCTTCACCTTCACACAATTTACACATTGAATTAGAACTAATCGCGCAGATTTGACCTCtatatatattgaaatattgAAGTATGCAATATACATATCGGTATCAATTTCTCCCCAGCGAAATTCTCGCGTAATAAAAACCTTTTTCTCGTGCTTGTACCTGTTTCCTCATGGATTGAATTGTACCACCCTTGCCTGCGATCATTCTCGCTCTAAAACCACGGGGCcttgtttctctctctaggGTTTTTGGCGGAGTTGTAGTGCGATTCGATTTTGTGCGCTGATTTGTAGGGTTTTAGTTGGGTGGTTCGCGGCCTGCTCGTTTCGATTTTGGTCTGCTTTTATTGTCGAGGTTGGAGCTCGTTTTGTTCTTATGAATGATTTTGATTCCTGACTTTTTGTTTTAGTTGTTTTTTGGCGGGTGTTTTGTTGATTATTCTGCTTTATGGGAATAGAATCTAGTTTGTGGGATTTGTTAGCTGTTATTTGCGATGAAATTAAGAGCAGAAGTGCTGTATTGGGCCGTATTTGAAGTTGTATGCAGCAACATTCACATTGTTTGTTCAGCACTAtaagagcgagagagagagagagagagagagagagagtagataGTAATTTTTGGATAATTAATGATTTTCCTGGGTTCTGTTCTTAAACAGATGATATTACTGAGTGAATTGATAATGAGGTGATACTGTACTGGTGATAAATTTGCAACCTTGGGGAAGTGATTAGACTGCATAAGTTATACGGTGAACTCTGAGACTGGCGTTATTTGTTAATGGGATTAGAATGTGCTATTGGATTATTAGATGTCTTTTGAGGTgcaatttctaattaataggTGATGCACTGCATCAATAGGGTTCCTTATGGCCAATCTTCTTCAGTTCTGATTGGATCTTACAAAGTCTGGAAGAGGAAACAAATCCTTTTGTGATTACAAGGGTGGAAAGCATTTGCTTTAGGTTTTTTGTTGTATCTGCTGAGTACAGTGAACAATTTTGTATGTTTCACACTTCCACTGCATGCTCGACCACTTTGCGTAAACATACATCTGGACAAAATGTGGATTCCAATTAGTGCACTGACTGTTGTTGTTGAAGATGTGGCACCTTCTCATTGAatgtttattaatttaaatttattgatattgcCAAACTCATAATTGGAGGTGCCCTTAATAATTTAACACTTTGCTTCCATGATGCTGGGTGTGATTTGGTTTGCATTTTTTGTCAGTTGCACATTGTTGTTCACAATGTTGTGAAGAAGTCACACTTACTTTGGTTGGTACATGAAGGGTTATATTGCATTATTTTGCTGCAATTGAACTTTGCTCTCGATATATGTTGTTGGGGCTGATTTGTTAATGGCAATGGGGATGTACCCCGAGAAGAATGAAGTGGCTGAAAGGACTTTAATCCAGATAACATTTCTGGTTGGCTAGTATCTCAATGTTGTTTAGGTATGGCAATAAGTTGAAATGATTTATTTGGCAGGATTACAGAAATACAATCTCCCGTGCTGCATTCAGAAATGCTTCTGATTGGACTTGAATGATTGCCAGCATGGACTTAAATGCCTCCCCTGAACCAGAAGAAGATGAGGTTTTTCCTGCACCACAGTCGGAAGAAGATGAGGTTTTTCCTGCACCACAGTCAGAAGAAGATAGTGCGCAGGAAGAACATATTGAATACAATGAACATGTTGACCAAGAGCAGAGTGGTGCTTCAGTTGCACGCCGGGTATCATTCTGTCTTATTTTGAGCCAGCAACATAATGTTTTGATTATTTCAGTGTTACTGGCAAAGCCTGTGTTTAGATTATGATAAATGCAACTAATAAATCCTGGAAAAATATGCAAATTCAAATATTTGGTGTGTAACGGTATGATTCAAAATCCTTTACTTACTCATTGGTCATGATCTCAGTAGTAGCTCTTGTATCATTGAATCTCAACTTGTTCTCAGAATGGAGCAGATCGTGGTCTGACTGTATGTGACTTATGCTCATTTTTTAGCTTAAGTGTGGTTGCTTACACAATAAGCAGAAGTAACTgcaatagtagtattattattcACTGGAAGCTTTAACATATCTGGTAATTGTGAGTATCCTATGGATTCACCTTAATGTGTTTTGCATGCTTGCTGATTACCCGGTCCACCTTTATGTTACTAAATGCTGCAGATAAAGATGTGAAGAAACACCGAGGAGATCTCTTAAAATGCTTGCTTCTTATTTCTGAATAATGTGTTTTCTATCTATAGATGTTTTTTTAGAGTTCAAcgtaaaaactgagaaaattCTCTCTCCCCATATTCTTTTACATCAGGAACGTGAGGAAAGGACCCTAAGGATGCGCAGACAGAATCCCAATGACAGACCAACTTATGGATATCAGTCAAGTCAGCATGCTGATGGATATCAAGCTAAAAGGCAGAAACCTAATAGTAGACTTCCTCCAGGTGAACTATATGTCGATTATGTTTTCACTAACTCATCTTGGGGCGGGTTAGCAATACGTTGAGTGCAAATCGAAATGATATTAAAGGACGACTCTTGTATTCTTTACTTACTATTCTTTATTTCTTGGGCCACATTCTCTATATACTATCCTGCCCATGTGGAAAGAACTAATGTTTTTCTTGCTGCGCTTGGATTGAAGGATCTTTTATGTTGAATGGAAACTGTTAAATTGTAATCCGGTAATTAATATTTACTTCTTAGGATAAAAGAAACGAGAACTG contains:
- the LOC121809787 gene encoding acetyl-coenzyme A carboxylase carboxyl transferase subunit alpha, chloroplastic-like gives rise to the protein MASMAQSPALLAGNLASKPTASDLLGSLCNGICDVPLKALGRSRLGAKRRDFSIVAKVKKGKKNEYPWPEDPDLSVKGGVLSHLSPFKPLKEKPKPVTLDFEKPLMDLQKKIVDVQKMANETGLDFSDQIISLENKYHQALKDLYTHLTPIQRVNIARHPNRPTFLDHIFNITETFVELHGDRAGYDDPAIVTGLGTINGRSYMFMGHQKGRNTKENIQRNFGMPTPHGYRKALRMMYYADHHGFPIVTFIDTPGAYADLKSEELGQGEAIAFNLRTMFGLKVPIVSIVIGEGGSGGALAIGCANKLLMLENAVFYVASPEACAAILWKTAKASPKAAEKLKITATELIKLQICDGAIPEPLGGGHTDPHWTSQQIKAAIIESMDELVKMDTETLLKLRAQKFRKMGTLEVGGFQEGIPVDPIRKVNMKKKEDPIVPISMTSESKLRDEVEKLKHQVLEASKSSGTARPQRGLKEMMEKLEIEIDYEYDEAVKALGMEEKFLTLREEAAKGRNLHALDEKIEQLQGEFAKNLPSAPNCNSLISKIEMLKELSKSGTNKDELKIEINKRFGEFMNRPDVKHKVETLKAEIASLGLGASDLDSSLEIKEKVMRLNGELESEFKTVLKSLGLQVVPKNQDAALEKINAFNEEVHMIIDDVVNSSDLKERIELLKTEVEILGNSPDEDSKAKILSLVTEMKQTIKEAIAFPELKEKHERLTAEILESSNGSLNQEEEDSQIKVNQDTNHHTFV